The Phoenix dactylifera cultivar Barhee BC4 chromosome 9, palm_55x_up_171113_PBpolish2nd_filt_p, whole genome shotgun sequence genome window below encodes:
- the LOC103714114 gene encoding transcription factor bHLH35-like isoform X1 yields the protein MDDMEAEYNFYWETRRFLESEELDSWGLDEAISGYYDSSSPDVASSTAAKNLVMERNRRRQINERLYALRSVVPNITKMDKASIIKDAISYIQELQEQERRILAEISELESGKQGRLPIGDTKRDDAHFMQRNKKTRTSRGSPSFPSIEVIELRVCEVGDRTLVVSIACNKKRDAMVKVCEFFESLNLNIITASFTSVSGNLLHTLFVETDDMDRAELKGKIESAIAELDAHRSPVSSMSS from the exons ATGGACGACATGGAGGCCGAGTACAACTTCTATTGGGAAACCAGGCGCTTCTTGGAGTCTGAGGAGCTCGACAG CTGGGGATTGGATGAAGCTATCTCTGGATACTACGATTCGAGCTCCCCTGATGTTGCGTCATCGACGGCCGCGAAGAACCTCGTCATGGAGAGGAACCGGCGAAGGCAAATAAATGAAAGGCTTTATGCTCTTCGAAGTGTCGTCCCTAACATTACAAAG ATGGACAAGGCATCGATCATCAAAGACGCAATCAGTTACATCCAGGAGCTTCAAGAGCAAGAAAGGAGGATACTAGCAGAGATATCTGAGCTCGAGTcagggaaacaggggagactACCAATTGGCGACACCAAGCGCGACGATGCACACTTCATGCAAAGGAATAAGAAGACGAGAACTTCACGAGGCTCTCCGAGCTTCCCATCGATCGAAGTAATCGAA CTTAGAGTTTGTGAAGTAGGCGATAGGACTTTGGTTGTTAGCATCGCTTGCAATAAGAAGAGGGACGCCATGGTCAAGGTGTGTGAGTTCTTTGAGTCTCTCAATCTCAACATCATCACCGCAAGCTTCACCTCTGTCTCCGGGAACCTCTTGCACACTCTGTTTGTTGAG ACTGATGACATGGATCGTGCCGAATTGAAGGGAAAGATCGAGAGCGCCATTGCCGAACTTGACGCCCACAGAAGCCCAGTGAGTTCAATGAGTTCCTAG
- the LOC103714114 gene encoding transcription factor bHLH35-like isoform X2: protein MDDMEAEYNFYWETRRFLESEELDSWGLDEAISGYYDSSSPDVASSTAAKNLVMERNRRRQINERLYALRSVVPNITKMDKASIIKDAISYIQELQEQERRILAEISELESGKQGRLPIGDTKRDDAHFMQRNKKTRTSRGSPSFPSIEVIETDDMDRAELKGKIESAIAELDAHRSPVSSMSS from the exons ATGGACGACATGGAGGCCGAGTACAACTTCTATTGGGAAACCAGGCGCTTCTTGGAGTCTGAGGAGCTCGACAG CTGGGGATTGGATGAAGCTATCTCTGGATACTACGATTCGAGCTCCCCTGATGTTGCGTCATCGACGGCCGCGAAGAACCTCGTCATGGAGAGGAACCGGCGAAGGCAAATAAATGAAAGGCTTTATGCTCTTCGAAGTGTCGTCCCTAACATTACAAAG ATGGACAAGGCATCGATCATCAAAGACGCAATCAGTTACATCCAGGAGCTTCAAGAGCAAGAAAGGAGGATACTAGCAGAGATATCTGAGCTCGAGTcagggaaacaggggagactACCAATTGGCGACACCAAGCGCGACGATGCACACTTCATGCAAAGGAATAAGAAGACGAGAACTTCACGAGGCTCTCCGAGCTTCCCATCGATCGAAGTAATCGAA ACTGATGACATGGATCGTGCCGAATTGAAGGGAAAGATCGAGAGCGCCATTGCCGAACTTGACGCCCACAGAAGCCCAGTGAGTTCAATGAGTTCCTAG
- the LOC103714111 gene encoding KH domain-containing protein HEN4 isoform X1 produces the protein MEASSAVKRPFESASDPSGPSPYPSSAAAAAKRRPPHSPAAHFRVFSPLLKSPTNETLFRILCPADRTGGVIGKGGSIVRQFREETGAKIRIEDPVLGSEDRVIIIVAEAPPKKRREDGGGNGGEAAEDDPSPAQRALVRVFERMLRVEGERVGEGNGGGGEGGGGGEEKEIQGQVVCKLLAPSSQVGCVLGKGGKIVEKIRQESGAQIRIFGKDQVPLCAVAGDELIHITGSFSAVKKALLSVSRCLQDNPRTEPTNFSIPKPYGPNSHGAGPPTVMDPYAQRSLLPSQHVPEYHSRGYSSNPGMDNIAPGHRKVPEEDVMFRILCSNDKVGSIIGKGGVIIRALQSETGATIKIVDPVPDSDEKAIVISARETSELRHSPAQDAVLRVHSRLAEAGFDKSSAVSARLLVPAQQIGCLLGKGGTIIAEMRRATGASIRIFVKEQVPKCAQPNDELVQQVTGSFQSVLDALLHITSRIRETIFPMKTFSSAGMTLYSPTTSEIPPFPRPIHEPTPPGRYSTAGLFHGADPSVGLSNIPDRPPPLLHGVDRLAVDRIPMSYGPDTTGPRPAVDHPSPRSWAPEIISTRTPRGIPDAGTGFRSGGMGSGGQTPVATGNTVEPLETSRMVEHIIPQKDLTYVYGENNSNLSEIRQISGAQFKIHDALPGATAGRVVISGTPQQVKMGQSLMHAFIMWGRYIKDA, from the exons ATGGAGGCGTCTTCCGCCGTGAAGCGGCCCTTCGAGTCCGCCAGCGACCCCAGCGGCCCCTCCCCCTACCCTTCCTCCGCCGCCGCGGCCGCCAAGCGCCGCCCCCCGCACTCGCCCGCGGCCCACTTCCGGGTCTTCTCGCCGCTGCTGAAGTCCCCCACCAACGAAACCCTCTTCCGCATCCTCTGTCCCGCCGATCGGACCGGAGGGGTCATCGGCAAGGGCGGTTCCATCGTCCGCCAGTTCCGCGAGGAGACCGGTGCTAAGATCCGGATCGAGGACCCCGTCCTGGGCTCCGAGGACCGCGTCATCATCATCGTCGCCGAGGCACCGCCGAAGAAGCGGCGTGAGGACGGCGGAGGGAACGGAGGCGAGGCGGCTGAGGACGATCCCTCCCCGGCCCAGAGGGCCCTTGTTAGGGTTTTCGAGAGGATGCTGAGGGTGGAGGGTGAGAGGGTTGGGGAAGgaaatggaggaggaggagaaggaggaggaggaggggaggagaaggagatacaGGGGCAGGTGGTGTGCAAGCTCCTGGCGCCCAGCAGCCAAGTGGGGTGTGTTCTTGGAAAAGGAGGGAAGATCGTTGAGAAAATCAGACAAGAGAGCGGAGCTCAGATTAGAATTTTTGGGAAGGATCAGGTGCCACTGTGTGCTGTTGCTGGTGACGAGCTGATCCAT ATAACTGGGAGTTTCTCTGCTGTAAAGAAAGCACTGCTATCTGTTTCGAGGTGTCTACAGGATAACCCCAGAACAGAGCCAACTAACTTTAGCATTCCAAAACCATATGGGCCAAACAGTCATGGAGCTGGTCCCCCTACAGTGATGGATCCTTATGCTCAAAGAAGCTTATTGCCTAGTCAGCATGTCCCAGAGTATCATTCCAGGGGATATTCATCGAATCCAGGAATGGACAATATTGCACCTGGCCACAGAAAGGTTCCAGAAGAGGATGTTATGTTCAGAATATTATGCTCCAATGACAAAGTTGGTAGCATCATTGGGAAAGGTGGTGTAATTATTCGGGCCTTGCAAAGTGAAACTGGTGCAACAATCAAGATTGTTGACCCTGTTCCAGATTCAGATGAAAAGGCTATTGTGATATCTGCACGTGAG ACTTCAGAATTAAGACATTCTCCAGCACAAGATGCTGTCCTTCGTGTCCATTCTAGACTTGCAGAGGCAGGATTTGATAAAAGCTCTGCTGTTTCTGCAAGGCTTCTAGTTCCTGCACAGCAGATTGGTTGTCTGTTGGGTAAAGGTGGCACCATTATTGCTGAAATGCGAAGGGCTACTGGGGCCAGTATCCGGATTTTTGTAAAGGAACAAGTTCCAAAATGTGCTCAACCAAATGATGAGCTCGTCCAG CAGGTGACTGGTAGTTTTCAATCCGTTCTGGATGCATTGCTTCATATCACAAGCAGGATTCGAGAGACAATCTTTCCAATGAAAACTTTTTCTAGTGCTGGCATGACTCTGTATTCGCCTACAACATCTGAAATCCCTCCTTTCCCGAGACCAATACATGAGCCAACCCCTCCGGGACGTTACTCTACAGCTGGACTATTTCATGGTGCTGATCCTTCTGTTGGTCTCTCCAATATCCCAGATCGGCCGCCTCCTCTCTTGCATGGTGTTGATCGTCTTGCGGTTGATCGCATTCCCATGTCTTATGGCCCTGACACTACAGGACCTCGTCCTGCTGTTGATCATCCTTCACCAAGGTCATGGGCTCCTGAG ATAATAAGCACTAGAACCCCAAGAGGCATTCCTGATGCGGGAACCGGTTTCAGAAGTGGAGGGATGGGAAG TGGAGGTCAGACACCTGTAGCAACAGGCAATACAGTTGAACCTCTCGAAACAAGCAGAATGGTTGAACATATTATTCCTCAAAAGGATCTGACATATGTTTACGGAGAGAACAACAGCAACCTTTCTGAGATTAGACAG ATATCGGGTGCTCAGTTCAAGATTCATGATGCATTGCCTGGGGCGACTGCAGGAAGGGTCGTTATATCTGGAACCCCTCAGCAGGTGAAAATGGGCCAAAGTCTTATGCATGCTTTTATCATGTGGGGACGTTATATCAAGGATGCTTGA
- the LOC103714111 gene encoding KH domain-containing protein HEN4 isoform X2 — translation MEASSAVKRPFESASDPSGPSPYPSSAAAAAKRRPPHSPAAHFRVFSPLLKSPTNETLFRILCPADRTGGVIGKGGSIVRQFREETGAKIRIEDPVLGSEDRVIIIVAEAPPKKRREDGGGNGGEAAEDDPSPAQRALVRVFERMLRVEGERVGEGNGGGGEGGGGGEEKEIQGQVVCKLLAPSSQVGCVLGKGGKIVEKIRQESGAQIRIFGKDQVPLCAVAGDELIHITGSFSAVKKALLSVSRCLQDNPRTEPTNFSIPKPYGPNSHGAGPPTVMDPYAQRSLLPSQHVPEYHSRGYSSNPGMDNIAPGHRKVPEEDVMFRILCSNDKVGSIIGKGGVIIRALQSETGATIKIVDPVPDSDEKAIVISARETSELRHSPAQDAVLRVHSRLAEAGFDKSSAVSARLLVPAQQIGCLLGKGGTIIAEMRRATGASIRIFVKEQVPKCAQPNDELVQVTGSFQSVLDALLHITSRIRETIFPMKTFSSAGMTLYSPTTSEIPPFPRPIHEPTPPGRYSTAGLFHGADPSVGLSNIPDRPPPLLHGVDRLAVDRIPMSYGPDTTGPRPAVDHPSPRSWAPEIISTRTPRGIPDAGTGFRSGGMGSGGQTPVATGNTVEPLETSRMVEHIIPQKDLTYVYGENNSNLSEIRQISGAQFKIHDALPGATAGRVVISGTPQQVKMGQSLMHAFIMWGRYIKDA, via the exons ATGGAGGCGTCTTCCGCCGTGAAGCGGCCCTTCGAGTCCGCCAGCGACCCCAGCGGCCCCTCCCCCTACCCTTCCTCCGCCGCCGCGGCCGCCAAGCGCCGCCCCCCGCACTCGCCCGCGGCCCACTTCCGGGTCTTCTCGCCGCTGCTGAAGTCCCCCACCAACGAAACCCTCTTCCGCATCCTCTGTCCCGCCGATCGGACCGGAGGGGTCATCGGCAAGGGCGGTTCCATCGTCCGCCAGTTCCGCGAGGAGACCGGTGCTAAGATCCGGATCGAGGACCCCGTCCTGGGCTCCGAGGACCGCGTCATCATCATCGTCGCCGAGGCACCGCCGAAGAAGCGGCGTGAGGACGGCGGAGGGAACGGAGGCGAGGCGGCTGAGGACGATCCCTCCCCGGCCCAGAGGGCCCTTGTTAGGGTTTTCGAGAGGATGCTGAGGGTGGAGGGTGAGAGGGTTGGGGAAGgaaatggaggaggaggagaaggaggaggaggaggggaggagaaggagatacaGGGGCAGGTGGTGTGCAAGCTCCTGGCGCCCAGCAGCCAAGTGGGGTGTGTTCTTGGAAAAGGAGGGAAGATCGTTGAGAAAATCAGACAAGAGAGCGGAGCTCAGATTAGAATTTTTGGGAAGGATCAGGTGCCACTGTGTGCTGTTGCTGGTGACGAGCTGATCCAT ATAACTGGGAGTTTCTCTGCTGTAAAGAAAGCACTGCTATCTGTTTCGAGGTGTCTACAGGATAACCCCAGAACAGAGCCAACTAACTTTAGCATTCCAAAACCATATGGGCCAAACAGTCATGGAGCTGGTCCCCCTACAGTGATGGATCCTTATGCTCAAAGAAGCTTATTGCCTAGTCAGCATGTCCCAGAGTATCATTCCAGGGGATATTCATCGAATCCAGGAATGGACAATATTGCACCTGGCCACAGAAAGGTTCCAGAAGAGGATGTTATGTTCAGAATATTATGCTCCAATGACAAAGTTGGTAGCATCATTGGGAAAGGTGGTGTAATTATTCGGGCCTTGCAAAGTGAAACTGGTGCAACAATCAAGATTGTTGACCCTGTTCCAGATTCAGATGAAAAGGCTATTGTGATATCTGCACGTGAG ACTTCAGAATTAAGACATTCTCCAGCACAAGATGCTGTCCTTCGTGTCCATTCTAGACTTGCAGAGGCAGGATTTGATAAAAGCTCTGCTGTTTCTGCAAGGCTTCTAGTTCCTGCACAGCAGATTGGTTGTCTGTTGGGTAAAGGTGGCACCATTATTGCTGAAATGCGAAGGGCTACTGGGGCCAGTATCCGGATTTTTGTAAAGGAACAAGTTCCAAAATGTGCTCAACCAAATGATGAGCTCGTCCAG GTGACTGGTAGTTTTCAATCCGTTCTGGATGCATTGCTTCATATCACAAGCAGGATTCGAGAGACAATCTTTCCAATGAAAACTTTTTCTAGTGCTGGCATGACTCTGTATTCGCCTACAACATCTGAAATCCCTCCTTTCCCGAGACCAATACATGAGCCAACCCCTCCGGGACGTTACTCTACAGCTGGACTATTTCATGGTGCTGATCCTTCTGTTGGTCTCTCCAATATCCCAGATCGGCCGCCTCCTCTCTTGCATGGTGTTGATCGTCTTGCGGTTGATCGCATTCCCATGTCTTATGGCCCTGACACTACAGGACCTCGTCCTGCTGTTGATCATCCTTCACCAAGGTCATGGGCTCCTGAG ATAATAAGCACTAGAACCCCAAGAGGCATTCCTGATGCGGGAACCGGTTTCAGAAGTGGAGGGATGGGAAG TGGAGGTCAGACACCTGTAGCAACAGGCAATACAGTTGAACCTCTCGAAACAAGCAGAATGGTTGAACATATTATTCCTCAAAAGGATCTGACATATGTTTACGGAGAGAACAACAGCAACCTTTCTGAGATTAGACAG ATATCGGGTGCTCAGTTCAAGATTCATGATGCATTGCCTGGGGCGACTGCAGGAAGGGTCGTTATATCTGGAACCCCTCAGCAGGTGAAAATGGGCCAAAGTCTTATGCATGCTTTTATCATGTGGGGACGTTATATCAAGGATGCTTGA
- the LOC103714111 gene encoding KH domain-containing protein HEN4 isoform X3, giving the protein MEASSAVKRPFESASDPSGPSPYPSSAAAAAKRRPPHSPAAHFRVFSPLLKSPTNETLFRILCPADRTGGVIGKGGSIVRQFREETGAKIRIEDPVLGSEDRVIIIVAEAPPKKRREDGGGNGGEAAEDDPSPAQRALVRVFERMLRVEGERVGEGNGGGGEGGGGGEEKEIQGQVVCKLLAPSSQVGCVLGKGGKIVEKIRQESGAQIRIFGKDQVPLCAVAGDELIHITGSFSAVKKALLSVSRCLQDNPRTEPTNFSIPKPYGPNSHGAGPPTVMDPYAQRSLLPSQHVPEYHSRGYSSNPGMDNIAPGHRKVPEEDVMFRILCSNDKVGSIIGKGGVIIRALQSETGATIKIVDPVPDSDEKAIVISARETSELRHSPAQDAVLRVHSRLAEAGFDKSSAVSARLLVPAQQIGCLLGKGGTIIAEMRRATGASIRIFVKEQVPKCAQPNDELVQIISTRTPRGIPDAGTGFRSGGMGSGGQTPVATGNTVEPLETSRMVEHIIPQKDLTYVYGENNSNLSEIRQISGAQFKIHDALPGATAGRVVISGTPQQVKMGQSLMHAFIMWGRYIKDA; this is encoded by the exons ATGGAGGCGTCTTCCGCCGTGAAGCGGCCCTTCGAGTCCGCCAGCGACCCCAGCGGCCCCTCCCCCTACCCTTCCTCCGCCGCCGCGGCCGCCAAGCGCCGCCCCCCGCACTCGCCCGCGGCCCACTTCCGGGTCTTCTCGCCGCTGCTGAAGTCCCCCACCAACGAAACCCTCTTCCGCATCCTCTGTCCCGCCGATCGGACCGGAGGGGTCATCGGCAAGGGCGGTTCCATCGTCCGCCAGTTCCGCGAGGAGACCGGTGCTAAGATCCGGATCGAGGACCCCGTCCTGGGCTCCGAGGACCGCGTCATCATCATCGTCGCCGAGGCACCGCCGAAGAAGCGGCGTGAGGACGGCGGAGGGAACGGAGGCGAGGCGGCTGAGGACGATCCCTCCCCGGCCCAGAGGGCCCTTGTTAGGGTTTTCGAGAGGATGCTGAGGGTGGAGGGTGAGAGGGTTGGGGAAGgaaatggaggaggaggagaaggaggaggaggaggggaggagaaggagatacaGGGGCAGGTGGTGTGCAAGCTCCTGGCGCCCAGCAGCCAAGTGGGGTGTGTTCTTGGAAAAGGAGGGAAGATCGTTGAGAAAATCAGACAAGAGAGCGGAGCTCAGATTAGAATTTTTGGGAAGGATCAGGTGCCACTGTGTGCTGTTGCTGGTGACGAGCTGATCCAT ATAACTGGGAGTTTCTCTGCTGTAAAGAAAGCACTGCTATCTGTTTCGAGGTGTCTACAGGATAACCCCAGAACAGAGCCAACTAACTTTAGCATTCCAAAACCATATGGGCCAAACAGTCATGGAGCTGGTCCCCCTACAGTGATGGATCCTTATGCTCAAAGAAGCTTATTGCCTAGTCAGCATGTCCCAGAGTATCATTCCAGGGGATATTCATCGAATCCAGGAATGGACAATATTGCACCTGGCCACAGAAAGGTTCCAGAAGAGGATGTTATGTTCAGAATATTATGCTCCAATGACAAAGTTGGTAGCATCATTGGGAAAGGTGGTGTAATTATTCGGGCCTTGCAAAGTGAAACTGGTGCAACAATCAAGATTGTTGACCCTGTTCCAGATTCAGATGAAAAGGCTATTGTGATATCTGCACGTGAG ACTTCAGAATTAAGACATTCTCCAGCACAAGATGCTGTCCTTCGTGTCCATTCTAGACTTGCAGAGGCAGGATTTGATAAAAGCTCTGCTGTTTCTGCAAGGCTTCTAGTTCCTGCACAGCAGATTGGTTGTCTGTTGGGTAAAGGTGGCACCATTATTGCTGAAATGCGAAGGGCTACTGGGGCCAGTATCCGGATTTTTGTAAAGGAACAAGTTCCAAAATGTGCTCAACCAAATGATGAGCTCGTCCAG ATAATAAGCACTAGAACCCCAAGAGGCATTCCTGATGCGGGAACCGGTTTCAGAAGTGGAGGGATGGGAAG TGGAGGTCAGACACCTGTAGCAACAGGCAATACAGTTGAACCTCTCGAAACAAGCAGAATGGTTGAACATATTATTCCTCAAAAGGATCTGACATATGTTTACGGAGAGAACAACAGCAACCTTTCTGAGATTAGACAG ATATCGGGTGCTCAGTTCAAGATTCATGATGCATTGCCTGGGGCGACTGCAGGAAGGGTCGTTATATCTGGAACCCCTCAGCAGGTGAAAATGGGCCAAAGTCTTATGCATGCTTTTATCATGTGGGGACGTTATATCAAGGATGCTTGA